One Planktothrix sp. FACHB-1365 genomic window carries:
- a CDS encoding MBL fold metallo-hydrolase, whose translation MAKFKLRRSQNVSGNFYVDETCIDCDTCRWMAPEVFNRENEQSAVYHQPTTQIEQEHALQALLSCPTASIGSVEKPSEIVKIQQMFPLLIEDNVYHCGYHSQASFAATSYFIQYPQGNILVDSPRFTPALVKRLEALGGVRWMYLTHQDDVADHQKFHDHFGCDRILHQDEIQEGTKDVEVKLIGTDNIQLSDDLLIIPVPGHTKGHTVLLYQNKFLFTGDHLAWSNPLQQLYAFPDYCWYSWTSLINSMQKLLNYSFEWVLPGHGRRYHTDAVTMQQQLQICISWMETQNARKS comes from the coding sequence ATGGCTAAATTTAAGTTACGCCGATCTCAAAATGTTTCGGGGAATTTTTACGTTGATGAGACTTGTATTGATTGTGATACTTGTCGCTGGATGGCTCCCGAAGTGTTTAACCGTGAAAATGAACAATCAGCCGTTTATCATCAACCAACCACTCAAATAGAACAAGAACACGCTTTACAAGCATTATTATCTTGTCCGACCGCTTCTATTGGCAGTGTTGAAAAGCCTTCAGAAATTGTCAAGATTCAACAAATGTTTCCGCTTCTAATAGAAGACAATGTTTATCATTGTGGATATCATTCTCAAGCGTCTTTTGCAGCAACCAGTTATTTTATTCAATATCCCCAAGGCAATATTTTAGTGGATTCTCCTCGATTTACACCGGCTTTAGTTAAACGATTAGAAGCATTAGGGGGAGTACGTTGGATGTATTTAACCCATCAAGATGATGTAGCTGATCATCAGAAATTTCATGATCATTTTGGATGCGATCGCATTTTACATCAAGATGAAATTCAGGAAGGAACAAAAGATGTAGAAGTTAAATTAATTGGAACAGATAACATTCAATTAAGCGATGATTTGCTGATCATTCCTGTTCCAGGTCATACCAAAGGACACACCGTTTTACTATATCAAAATAAATTTTTATTTACTGGAGATCATTTAGCTTGGTCAAACCCTCTGCAACAGTTATACGCCTTTCCAGACTATTGTTGGTATTCCTGGACAAGCTTAATCAATTCGATGCAAAAATTACTAAATTATTCCTTTGAGTGGGTGCTTCCGGGTCATGGACGGCGCTATCATACGGATGCAGTTACGATGCAGCAACAACTCCAAATTTGTATAAGCTGGATGGAGACACAAAATGCTAGAAAATCGTGA